From the genome of Pukyongia salina, one region includes:
- a CDS encoding ribonuclease H1 domain-containing protein has translation MAKKEKFYVVWFGNPAGIFGSWEECQRSIKGVKGAQYMSFDNFADAKKAYNKEYADYKGKNSKKKKSLTSEEKKKFGEPNLYSIAVDAASSGNPGKMEYRGVDTQTHEQLFHQGPFMDGTNNVGEFLALVHGIAYLKEKNSDRMIYSDSRIAIGWVKKKKCNTKLKRTSKNDSLFKLIARAEAWLKKNDYTTRILKWETKAWGEIPADFGRK, from the coding sequence ATGGCTAAAAAAGAGAAATTCTATGTGGTGTGGTTTGGAAATCCAGCAGGTATCTTCGGAAGTTGGGAGGAATGCCAGCGTTCTATAAAAGGCGTAAAAGGTGCGCAGTATATGTCGTTCGACAATTTCGCTGACGCTAAAAAAGCCTACAATAAAGAATATGCAGACTACAAAGGAAAAAACTCAAAGAAGAAGAAAAGCCTTACTTCAGAAGAAAAAAAGAAATTTGGAGAACCTAATCTCTACTCCATTGCAGTCGATGCAGCATCGAGCGGAAATCCAGGGAAGATGGAATACAGGGGTGTAGACACCCAAACCCATGAACAACTTTTTCATCAGGGGCCTTTTATGGATGGCACTAATAATGTGGGCGAATTCTTAGCGCTTGTCCATGGAATCGCATATCTGAAAGAGAAGAATAGTGACAGGATGATCTACAGCGATAGCAGGATCGCTATTGGCTGGGTGAAGAAAAAGAAATGCAACACAAAGTTGAAAAGAACTTCGAAAAACGATTCACTTTTTAAGCTAATCGCAAGAGCCGAAGCCTGGTTAAAAAAGAACGATTATACAACTCGCATATTGAAATGGGAAACCAAAGCCTGGGGTGAAATTCCAGCCGATTTTGGGCGGAAGTGA
- a CDS encoding PfkB family carbohydrate kinase: MSKLVIVGTVAFDAIETPFGKTDKILGGAATFIGLSAAQCGADGAIVSVVGGDFPKQYIDMFVEKGLDVTGLEIVEAGKTFFWSGKYHNDMNSRDTITTELNVLESFNPVVPDSYKDAEVVMLGNLHPMVQLGVIEQMEDPKLIVLDTMNFWMDNTLAELMNVIAKVDVITINDEEARQLTGEYSLVVAARKIMAMGPDYVVIKKGEHGALLFHDNDIFYAPALPLEAVFDPTGAGDTFAGGFTGYMAKTGDYSFENMKNAIIYGSAMASFCVEKFGTERLLNLSPKEVHQRLKQFQNLTQFDIELT; encoded by the coding sequence ATGAGTAAACTGGTAATCGTTGGAACTGTTGCGTTCGACGCCATTGAAACCCCTTTTGGGAAAACGGATAAAATCCTGGGGGGAGCAGCCACGTTTATCGGTCTGTCTGCCGCTCAATGCGGCGCTGACGGGGCTATCGTTTCTGTGGTAGGCGGAGATTTCCCCAAACAATATATAGACATGTTCGTGGAAAAAGGACTTGATGTCACCGGTCTGGAGATCGTCGAGGCAGGAAAAACTTTCTTCTGGAGTGGAAAATATCACAACGATATGAATTCCCGAGATACCATCACTACAGAGCTTAATGTGCTTGAGTCTTTTAATCCTGTGGTCCCCGATTCTTATAAAGATGCTGAAGTAGTTATGTTAGGTAATCTGCACCCTATGGTACAACTTGGGGTGATCGAGCAAATGGAAGATCCAAAACTCATTGTGCTTGACACCATGAATTTCTGGATGGATAATACGCTCGCGGAGCTAATGAATGTTATAGCGAAAGTTGATGTGATCACTATAAACGACGAGGAGGCACGACAATTAACAGGTGAATATTCGTTGGTTGTTGCGGCAAGAAAGATCATGGCAATGGGGCCCGATTATGTGGTTATAAAAAAAGGTGAGCACGGAGCATTGCTGTTTCACGATAACGATATTTTTTACGCACCGGCGTTACCCCTTGAAGCGGTCTTCGATCCTACAGGAGCAGGAGACACTTTTGCAGGAGGTTTTACGGGCTATATGGCGAAAACAGGAGATTATAGTTTTGAAAACATGAAGAATGCGATCATTTACGGATCGGCTATGGCTTCTTTTTGTGTGGAGAAATTTGGTACAGAGCGATTGCTAAATCTGTCACCCAAAGAAGTTCATCAGAGACTGAAACAATTTCAGAATCTAACTCAATTTGATATAGAATTAACCTAA
- a CDS encoding amidophosphoribosyltransferase — MSDALKHECGIAMIRLLKPLEYYHKKYGTAFYGVNKMYLMMEKQHNRGQDGAGFASIKLDVSPGERYISRVRSNAAQPIQDIFSQINDRINTEFKLHPEYSGDVEAQKKNIPYIGELLLGHVRYGTFGINSVENVHPFLRQNNWMHRNLIIAGNFNMTNTTELFNNLIKLGMHPKEKADTITVMEKIGHFLDDAVRKLYKKAKSGGMNKMEASPFIAENLNIAKILKKSARDWDGGYTMAGMMGHGDSFVLRDPAGIRPAYYYQDEEVVVIASERPAIQTVFNVPFEEIVEIKPGHAVIVKKNGKMSESEILSPLERKSCSFERIYFSRGSDAEIYQERKELGRLVMPKVLDAIDRDTENSVFSFIPNTAETSFYGMLDAAQNELNKQKNEAILKEGANLTNERLEEIQAHKIRTEKIAIKDVKLRTFITEDSSRDDLVAHVYDVTYGVVRPADNLVIIDDSIVRGTTLKKSILKMLDRLNPKQIVVVSSAPQIRYPDCYGIDMARLEDLIAFQAALQLHRERGTYDIVEEIYKKAKKELDNASERPVNHVKELYAPFSDEELSDKIAEIISDNDINAKVKVIFQSVEDLHKACPKNLGDWYFTGDYPTEGGKKVVNRAYVHFYEGNPERAY, encoded by the coding sequence ATGAGCGACGCTTTAAAACACGAATGTGGAATTGCCATGATACGGTTACTAAAACCGTTGGAATACTACCATAAGAAATATGGAACGGCATTTTATGGGGTGAACAAGATGTATCTCATGATGGAGAAACAGCACAATCGCGGACAAGATGGTGCGGGCTTTGCAAGTATAAAACTGGATGTTTCTCCGGGCGAACGTTATATAAGCAGAGTGCGAAGCAACGCAGCACAGCCCATTCAGGATATATTTTCACAGATCAACGATCGCATTAACACCGAATTCAAGTTACATCCCGAATATTCCGGGGATGTGGAGGCACAGAAAAAGAACATTCCCTATATAGGAGAGTTGTTACTGGGGCATGTACGTTACGGAACTTTTGGGATAAATAGTGTTGAAAATGTTCATCCTTTCCTGAGGCAAAATAACTGGATGCATCGAAACCTGATCATTGCTGGTAATTTTAATATGACCAACACTACGGAGTTGTTCAACAATCTTATCAAGCTGGGAATGCATCCGAAGGAAAAGGCAGATACAATAACTGTGATGGAAAAAATTGGCCATTTCCTGGATGATGCGGTTAGAAAATTATATAAGAAAGCCAAAAGTGGGGGAATGAATAAAATGGAGGCCTCACCCTTTATTGCCGAAAACCTCAACATCGCAAAAATCCTGAAGAAATCTGCCCGCGATTGGGATGGTGGCTACACAATGGCCGGCATGATGGGTCATGGAGATTCTTTCGTACTTAGGGATCCGGCAGGGATCCGGCCTGCCTACTATTACCAGGATGAGGAAGTGGTTGTTATTGCTTCGGAACGGCCAGCTATTCAAACAGTATTTAATGTTCCATTTGAAGAGATAGTAGAGATAAAACCAGGTCATGCTGTTATAGTGAAGAAGAACGGCAAGATGTCTGAATCTGAAATCCTTAGTCCGCTTGAGCGAAAATCATGTTCTTTCGAACGTATCTATTTTTCCAGGGGGAGTGACGCAGAGATCTATCAGGAGCGAAAGGAATTGGGGAGGTTAGTAATGCCGAAGGTTTTGGACGCCATTGACAGAGATACAGAGAATAGCGTTTTTTCTTTTATACCAAATACGGCAGAAACCTCGTTTTACGGGATGCTTGATGCGGCTCAGAATGAGCTCAATAAACAGAAGAATGAGGCAATATTGAAGGAAGGAGCGAATTTAACCAACGAACGTCTCGAAGAAATACAGGCGCATAAGATCCGTACCGAGAAGATCGCCATCAAGGATGTGAAACTCCGTACTTTCATCACCGAAGATAGCAGTAGGGACGACCTTGTCGCTCACGTATACGATGTAACTTACGGAGTTGTACGGCCTGCAGATAATCTGGTAATTATCGATGATAGTATAGTAAGAGGTACTACTCTTAAGAAAAGTATATTGAAGATGCTGGACCGTTTAAACCCGAAACAGATCGTTGTGGTTTCATCGGCCCCTCAAATTCGTTACCCCGATTGTTATGGGATAGACATGGCCAGGCTGGAAGACTTGATTGCGTTTCAGGCTGCGCTGCAATTACATAGGGAACGAGGGACTTACGATATCGTAGAAGAGATCTACAAAAAGGCTAAGAAGGAGCTGGATAACGCTAGCGAACGGCCTGTAAATCACGTGAAGGAGTTGTATGCCCCATTTAGTGACGAGGAATTGTCAGATAAAATAGCGGAGATAATAAGTGATAATGATATCAACGCAAAGGTAAAGGTGATATTCCAGTCGGTGGAAGATCTGCATAAGGCATGTCCCAAGAATTTAGGCGACTGGTATTTTACTGGAGATTATCCTACCGAAGGAGGAAAAAAGGTTGTGAACAGGGCCTATGTTCATTTCTACGAGGGCAATCCCGAGCGTGCTTATTAA